In Candidatus Bathyarchaeia archaeon, the following are encoded in one genomic region:
- a CDS encoding zinc finger domain-containing protein has product MTEKTATITLITCTSCGKPIPPAAEATKFLCPNCGEIQIRRCGKCRKFGRPYKCPKCGFIGP; this is encoded by the coding sequence ATGACTGAAAAAACCGCGACAATCACTCTAATTACATGCACAAGCTGTGGCAAACCAATCCCGCCCGCAGCGGAAGCCACAAAATTTCTCTGCCCAAACTGCGGCGAAATCCAGATACGCCGTTGCGGAAAATGCAGAAAATTTGGGCGTCCATATAAATGTCCAAAATGCGGTTTCATCGGACCATAA
- the fen gene encoding flap endonuclease-1 produces the protein MGVNLRDLVPKATISLENLAGKSIAIDAYNALYQFLAIIRQPDGTPLKDSSGRVTSHLSGLLYRTSNLVELGIKPIYVFDGIPPALKEVEIKRRMKVKEQAMALYEKALSEGRMEEARMYAQATSRLKDYMAEDSKKLLDLMGIPWIQAPSEGEAQAAFLAKRGDADYCASQDYDSLLFGAPRLVRNVTISGRRKLPSKNIYIEVIPEVVELESVLKECGITYEQLVDVGILIGTDFNPDGIEGLGPKTALKLIKEHGNIENAMPHLKNANFPVEPQRIREIFLHPKVTENYKIEWKEPDIEGIVSFICGERDFSEDRVRKALEKMQEGAKKLKGKTTLEKWFG, from the coding sequence TTGGGCGTAAACCTCCGCGACCTCGTTCCAAAAGCAACCATAAGCCTCGAAAACTTAGCCGGGAAATCCATAGCTATAGACGCTTACAATGCGTTATACCAGTTTCTAGCCATAATCCGCCAGCCAGACGGCACACCATTGAAAGACAGCAGCGGAAGAGTCACGAGTCACTTGAGCGGTTTACTTTACAGAACAAGCAACCTCGTGGAGTTAGGCATAAAACCAATCTATGTTTTCGACGGAATCCCACCCGCACTCAAGGAAGTGGAAATAAAGAGACGCATGAAAGTCAAAGAACAAGCTATGGCGCTGTACGAAAAAGCGTTGAGTGAAGGCAGAATGGAAGAAGCCCGCATGTACGCGCAAGCAACATCACGCCTGAAGGATTACATGGCAGAAGACAGCAAAAAACTCTTAGATTTAATGGGAATCCCATGGATTCAAGCGCCTAGCGAGGGAGAAGCACAAGCGGCGTTTTTGGCAAAACGCGGCGACGCTGATTACTGCGCAAGCCAAGACTATGACAGCTTACTTTTTGGTGCTCCAAGGCTTGTGAGAAACGTGACAATTTCTGGTCGGAGAAAACTTCCAAGCAAAAACATCTACATTGAAGTTATTCCTGAAGTGGTTGAGCTCGAAAGTGTCCTAAAAGAATGTGGAATAACATATGAGCAATTAGTTGACGTGGGAATACTGATTGGAACAGACTTCAATCCAGACGGCATTGAGGGTTTAGGACCAAAAACTGCCTTAAAACTGATAAAAGAACATGGAAACATAGAGAACGCAATGCCACATCTTAAAAACGCGAATTTTCCAGTTGAACCTCAAAGAATTAGGGAGATTTTTCTACATCCAAAAGTGACGGAGAATTACAAAATAGAATGGAAGGAACCAGACATTGAAGGCATAGTAAGCTTCATCTGCGGAGAAAGAGACTTTTCAGAAGACCGCGTGCGAAAAGCTCTGGAAAAAATGCAAGAAGGAGCTAAAAAACTTAAAGGAAAAACCACATTGGAAAAATGGTTCGGCTGA
- a CDS encoding DUF3786 domain-containing protein yields MWKTFAEQIRSLSGRLGFKHGFLEFLGYTVELSSGKVYDKIKNMHVAHPETLYLLLAHYSKAEPIPKTGELVKFRNLPGGYAYEEAFLRKAVHPITKRFGNHPESLVGAAEVLGGVKRQYGDVSVEVPALPLVPLTYVLWKGNGELQPSASIFFDSSASHYLPTEDLAVLAELTTKRLMLVSEYAK; encoded by the coding sequence TTGTGGAAGACATTTGCTGAACAAATACGCAGTTTAAGTGGTAGACTCGGCTTCAAACATGGTTTTCTTGAGTTTTTAGGCTATACCGTAGAGTTAAGTTCTGGCAAAGTTTACGATAAAATAAAAAACATGCACGTAGCTCATCCTGAAACCCTGTATCTTCTGCTTGCACATTATTCTAAGGCTGAACCTATCCCGAAGACTGGTGAACTTGTTAAGTTTAGAAACTTGCCAGGAGGCTACGCGTATGAAGAAGCATTCTTAAGGAAAGCGGTTCACCCAATAACCAAAAGATTTGGAAACCACCCTGAAAGTTTGGTTGGGGCGGCTGAAGTTTTAGGTGGGGTCAAACGCCAGTATGGTGACGTGTCGGTTGAGGTTCCAGCTTTACCTCTTGTTCCTTTGACGTATGTCTTATGGAAAGGCAACGGTGAACTTCAGCCTTCAGCGAGCATATTTTTTGATTCGTCAGCAAGCCACTATTTGCCAACTGAAGACCTTGCGGTTTTGGCTGAGTTGACAACTAAGAGGTTGATGCTTGTCTCAGAGTATGCGAAGTGA
- a CDS encoding helix-turn-helix domain-containing protein, which translates to MNKKLLLHEEDKTQKVKEIAIVEDPQKLKMMLNKLSWKILVLLSESEMYPLEIAKKLGIHEQKAYYHIRKLAKAGAITVAREEEKKGAIAKYYKTVSPAFGIELPQEYKPIKRLSLSSMNEQVRKFFKEFIKEDETFEGKIVVGSPMPHGPFKTSARDGHYASHLTFFLGQFARLPEEFAIKLDVDVKAEKEEKNNMILVGGPGTNLLTQELNGHLPIRFNMQPSAQGFLFGGLVSKKTSNVYTADAVGLIAKIVNPWDSTKRIIVLAGNKAVGTKACVLALTNFWKKTLKNYHGEDTFATVIQGFDLDGDGKVDSIEVLE; encoded by the coding sequence ATGAATAAAAAACTGCTTCTTCACGAAGAAGACAAAACACAAAAAGTTAAAGAAATCGCAATAGTTGAAGACCCACAAAAGCTGAAAATGATGCTTAACAAGCTTAGCTGGAAAATTCTGGTTTTGCTTTCTGAAAGTGAGATGTACCCGCTTGAGATAGCAAAAAAATTGGGCATACACGAACAGAAAGCCTACTATCACATAAGAAAATTGGCAAAGGCTGGAGCCATAACCGTCGCGAGAGAAGAAGAAAAGAAAGGCGCCATAGCAAAATACTACAAGACCGTTTCGCCAGCGTTTGGAATAGAACTTCCGCAAGAGTACAAACCAATAAAGAGGCTTTCACTATCAAGTATGAACGAACAAGTTCGAAAATTCTTCAAAGAATTCATCAAAGAAGACGAAACTTTCGAAGGAAAAATCGTTGTAGGCAGCCCAATGCCTCACGGACCATTCAAAACAAGCGCGAGAGACGGACATTATGCTTCCCACTTAACATTCTTTTTGGGACAATTCGCAAGATTGCCAGAAGAATTCGCAATAAAATTGGATGTGGATGTAAAAGCTGAAAAAGAAGAGAAAAACAATATGATTCTAGTTGGCGGACCCGGAACGAACCTTTTGACACAGGAGTTGAATGGGCATCTGCCGATAAGGTTTAACATGCAACCGTCCGCGCAAGGCTTTTTGTTTGGCGGTTTAGTTTCAAAGAAAACATCTAATGTTTACACTGCAGACGCGGTTGGATTGATAGCAAAAATCGTGAACCCATGGGACAGCACCAAACGCATTATTGTTTTAGCTGGAAACAAAGCAGTAGGCACAAAAGCATGCGTTTTAGCTTTGACAAATTTCTGGAAGAAAACCTTGAAAAACTATCATGGCGAGGACACTTTCGCCACGGTTATTCAAGGCTTCGATTTGGATGGAGATGGAAAAGTCGACTCGATAGAAGTTCTTGAATAG
- a CDS encoding CDC48 family AAA ATPase yields the protein MSEVQLRVGDARQRDVGRGIARVDQKTMQKLGITAGDVIEIAGKRTTSAIAWPAYSEDQNRDMIRIDGFTRKNAGVAINEYVVVRPAKVKTALSITLAPVDMRLNVDEDFTNFVKNRLMERTLVEGDTTLVMMLGHAIPFTVTKTRPHGIVKVTSETKLTILNEPAPEGKGLPRTTYEDIGGLHEEIQRVREMVELPLRHPELFQRLGIEPPKGVLLHGPPGCGKTLLARAVANESEANFFSINGPEIMSKFYGESEARLREIFQQAQQNAPSIIFIDELDAIAPKREEVTGEVERRVVAQLLALMDGLSGRGNVIVIGATNRPGALDPALRRPGRFDREIEIGVPDKQGRHEILQIHTRGMPLAEDVDLKKLSEMTHGYTGADLAALCRETAMKALRRYLPQINLEEERIPPSVLEKMEVKMEDFMNAYKEVTPTAMREVYIEVPTVHWEDIGGLEEVKRELKEAVEWPMKNPEMFKRLGIKPPKGILLYGPPGCGKTLLARAVATESEANFITIKGPEVFSKWVGESEKAIREVFRKARMAAPSVIFFDEIDSLVPRRGLGFADSGVSERVISQLLTEMDGIVALEDIVVIAATNRPDIVDPAVLRPGRFDRLIYVPEPDEKSRLQIFKIYTKNMPLAKDVNLSELVAMTKSYSGADIEALCREAAMQALRRDVNTKEVAMVDFQEAMKRTGPSITPDMEKWYKGFMQQVRQVQKPATPVA from the coding sequence TTGAGTGAAGTACAACTACGCGTCGGAGACGCAAGGCAAAGAGACGTTGGAAGAGGCATAGCCCGCGTAGACCAAAAAACAATGCAGAAACTAGGCATAACAGCAGGCGACGTCATAGAAATAGCTGGAAAAAGAACAACTTCCGCCATAGCATGGCCAGCCTACAGCGAAGACCAAAACAGAGACATGATAAGAATAGACGGTTTCACACGCAAAAACGCCGGCGTAGCCATAAACGAATACGTCGTTGTGCGCCCCGCCAAAGTCAAAACTGCACTAAGCATAACCTTGGCGCCAGTGGACATGCGCCTAAACGTGGATGAAGATTTCACTAATTTCGTGAAAAACCGTCTCATGGAAAGAACACTTGTCGAAGGCGACACAACGCTTGTGATGATGCTTGGACACGCCATACCCTTCACAGTAACAAAAACCCGCCCACACGGCATAGTGAAAGTCACATCAGAAACAAAACTCACCATACTAAACGAGCCAGCACCAGAAGGAAAAGGATTACCGCGAACAACATACGAAGACATCGGCGGTTTACACGAAGAGATTCAAAGAGTAAGAGAGATGGTTGAGCTTCCGCTGAGGCATCCGGAGCTTTTCCAAAGACTCGGAATAGAACCGCCGAAAGGCGTTCTGCTTCATGGTCCACCCGGCTGTGGAAAAACGCTATTAGCTAGGGCTGTTGCGAATGAATCAGAAGCAAACTTCTTCTCAATAAACGGACCAGAAATAATGAGCAAGTTCTACGGTGAGTCAGAAGCGCGGCTTAGAGAAATTTTCCAGCAAGCCCAACAGAACGCGCCAAGCATAATATTTATCGACGAGCTTGACGCAATCGCGCCAAAACGTGAAGAAGTCACCGGCGAAGTTGAAAGGCGAGTGGTTGCGCAACTTCTAGCTTTAATGGACGGATTGTCTGGAAGAGGAAACGTCATTGTCATAGGCGCCACCAACCGACCCGGCGCACTCGACCCGGCACTGCGCAGACCTGGCAGATTCGACAGAGAAATCGAAATAGGCGTGCCGGACAAGCAGGGAAGACACGAAATCTTACAGATTCACACCCGTGGAATGCCATTGGCGGAGGATGTTGACCTTAAAAAACTGTCTGAAATGACACATGGCTACACTGGCGCGGACTTAGCAGCGTTATGCCGTGAAACAGCCATGAAAGCCCTACGTAGATACCTGCCGCAAATAAATCTTGAAGAAGAACGCATACCGCCAAGCGTCCTGGAGAAAATGGAAGTTAAAATGGAAGATTTCATGAACGCTTACAAGGAAGTCACGCCCACAGCCATGCGCGAAGTCTACATTGAAGTGCCCACTGTTCACTGGGAAGACATAGGCGGACTAGAAGAAGTAAAACGAGAACTAAAGGAAGCCGTGGAGTGGCCTATGAAAAACCCTGAAATGTTCAAACGCCTCGGCATCAAACCGCCAAAGGGCATACTTCTCTACGGACCGCCAGGCTGTGGAAAGACGCTTTTGGCAAGGGCTGTTGCTACCGAAAGCGAAGCCAACTTCATAACAATTAAAGGTCCAGAGGTTTTCTCAAAGTGGGTTGGCGAATCAGAGAAAGCCATAAGAGAAGTTTTCAGAAAAGCCCGAATGGCAGCGCCTTCAGTCATATTCTTCGACGAAATAGACTCGCTTGTGCCCCGCAGAGGTTTAGGCTTCGCAGACAGCGGCGTTTCAGAACGGGTAATAAGTCAACTCTTAACCGAGATGGATGGAATTGTCGCTTTAGAAGACATTGTTGTTATAGCAGCGACAAACAGACCGGACATTGTGGACCCAGCAGTGCTTCGTCCTGGAAGATTTGACAGACTCATATACGTGCCTGAGCCAGACGAGAAAAGCAGACTGCAAATATTCAAAATCTACACGAAAAACATGCCTTTGGCAAAAGACGTTAACCTATCAGAGCTAGTGGCTATGACAAAGAGTTATTCGGGTGCAGACATAGAGGCTCTCTGCAGAGAAGCCGCCATGCAAGCCTTGCGAAGAGATGTAAATACAAAAGAGGTTGCGATGGTGGACTTTCAAGAAGCAATGAAAAGAACTGGTCCGTCAATAACGCCGGACATGGAGAAATGGTATAAGGGTTTCATGCAGCAAGTTCGGCAAGTTCAGAAGCCTGCCACACCTGTTGCTTAG
- a CDS encoding elongation factor 1-beta, whose translation MGSVVIVYKIFPKEVIDNFDPLKKKIEKTLPEFASVRGYGEEPIAFGLKALLVQITFPEDKTGILEELEKKLESMNEISQVQTVMVRRTSR comes from the coding sequence ATGGGCAGTGTCGTAATCGTTTACAAAATCTTTCCAAAAGAAGTAATTGACAACTTTGACCCGTTGAAAAAGAAAATCGAAAAGACTCTGCCAGAGTTTGCCTCGGTCCGCGGATACGGCGAAGAACCAATAGCCTTCGGCTTAAAAGCACTGCTGGTGCAGATAACCTTTCCAGAAGACAAGACGGGCATACTCGAAGAGCTTGAAAAGAAACTGGAAAGCATGAACGAAATAAGCCAAGTGCAAACTGTCATGGTGCGCAGAACAAGCAGATAA
- a CDS encoding DUF371 domain-containing protein has protein sequence MEITEIILARGHENVQATHTTTLEVTKEKELSRRGDCIIAVSANKALADLSSEFKKRLRQNNAKLTILIEAGDIADMVTAFGNPKLILTHPTDMVIRKSNYICNRTLAIQADKAACGLSRKLVEKLKNPKQKVRITLKLVI, from the coding sequence ATGGAAATAACTGAAATTATTCTTGCTCGTGGACACGAAAACGTACAGGCTACACATACGACAACATTGGAAGTTACTAAGGAAAAGGAATTATCAAGAAGAGGCGACTGCATCATTGCAGTTTCAGCAAACAAAGCCTTAGCTGACCTATCTTCAGAGTTTAAGAAAAGACTGCGGCAAAATAATGCAAAGCTGACGATTCTGATTGAAGCCGGAGACATTGCTGACATGGTCACTGCCTTTGGAAACCCGAAACTAATTTTAACCCATCCAACGGACATGGTCATAAGAAAAAGCAACTATATTTGTAACCGAACATTGGCGATACAAGCGGATAAAGCAGCATGCGGCTTGTCGCGAAAGCTTGTGGAAAAACTGAAAAATCCAAAACAAAAAGTGAGAATTACACTAAAATTGGTAATCTAA
- a CDS encoding TrpB-like pyridoxal phosphate-dependent enzyme, whose amino-acid sequence MEKNQFSLPVDELPTKWFNIIPYLPEPLPPPKEPEKGPSRMEFLGKTMVHECLKQEMSTDPWIPIPEEIRELYIQAGRPRPLYRAKRLEKYLKLKKVRLYYKREDLSPTGSHKVNTALAQAYYAAKEGKTTLVTETGAGQWGSALSYAASIMGLKCVVFWVRAVYDWKTERRTLMKLLGAEVHASPSKETSIGRTLLTQNSNHQGSLGIAVSEGLEYAEKHNDSVYCLGSVLNHVLLHQSIIGLEAIKQFELADDSPDLIVGCLGGGSNFGGIALPFAGEVLQKKRECEFLAAQSQAAPNLVKGEYRYDFGDVAEHTPLLKMYTLGHKTDMVPIKADGLRYHAAAPLISALRHHNIVKAVAYPADEKTIFEAAKIFLQTEGWLIAPESSYAVRAGIDEALKAEKAGQEKVICMNISGHGFLDLVAYKEKLEF is encoded by the coding sequence TTGGAAAAAAATCAATTTTCGCTTCCAGTGGATGAATTACCAACAAAATGGTTCAACATAATTCCTTATCTGCCAGAACCTTTGCCTCCACCGAAAGAACCAGAAAAGGGTCCTTCAAGGATGGAGTTCCTTGGAAAAACAATGGTTCACGAATGCCTAAAACAAGAAATGTCAACCGACCCATGGATACCAATTCCAGAAGAAATAAGAGAACTATACATTCAAGCAGGACGCCCCAGACCACTTTACCGCGCAAAAAGATTAGAAAAATACTTAAAATTGAAAAAAGTGCGACTTTACTACAAACGCGAAGACTTGTCACCAACAGGCTCTCATAAAGTAAACACAGCGCTGGCACAAGCGTATTACGCAGCAAAAGAAGGAAAAACAACATTAGTCACAGAGACAGGAGCAGGACAGTGGGGAAGCGCTCTTTCCTATGCCGCTTCAATAATGGGTCTCAAATGCGTAGTCTTTTGGGTTCGAGCCGTGTATGACTGGAAAACTGAACGGCGCACGTTGATGAAACTCTTAGGCGCAGAAGTGCACGCTTCTCCAAGTAAAGAAACAAGCATTGGAAGAACACTTTTGACGCAAAATTCGAATCATCAAGGGTCACTTGGCATAGCAGTTTCAGAAGGACTGGAATACGCTGAAAAGCACAATGACAGTGTTTACTGTTTAGGCTCCGTTCTCAACCATGTTCTGCTACATCAATCAATCATTGGATTAGAAGCCATAAAACAGTTTGAACTTGCCGATGACTCACCAGACTTGATTGTTGGATGCCTAGGCGGAGGCTCAAACTTCGGCGGAATCGCATTGCCTTTTGCAGGCGAAGTTTTACAGAAAAAGCGAGAATGTGAGTTTTTAGCTGCACAATCACAAGCGGCGCCAAACCTTGTCAAAGGCGAATACCGTTATGACTTTGGCGATGTTGCTGAGCATACGCCTTTGCTAAAAATGTACACGTTAGGACACAAAACTGACATGGTGCCGATAAAAGCTGACGGTTTAAGATACCACGCTGCAGCTCCGCTAATCAGCGCCCTAAGACACCACAATATCGTGAAGGCTGTGGCGTATCCAGCAGACGAAAAAACAATCTTTGAAGCAGCGAAGATTTTCCTGCAAACCGAAGGCTGGCTCATAGCGCCAGAATCAAGCTACGCAGTACGCGCTGGAATAGACGAAGCATTAAAAGCGGAAAAGGCTGGACAAGAAAAAGTCATATGCATGAACATTAGCGGACATGGGTTCTTAGATTTGGTGGCATACAAGGAGAAATTGGAATTCTAA
- the glmS gene encoding glutamine--fructose-6-phosphate transaminase (isomerizing) yields MCGIFGCILKNGNAAPVIHEALKRLEYRGYDSVGEATVHDGKLYIKKDQGKIDEVHKTRNLDDLPGNLGIGHTRWATHGAPLEVNAHPHVDCSGQIALVHNGIIENFAELKAELEGLGHVFKSRTDTEVIVHLIEQVLKNNPSLGLADAVLEATKRLDGSYAIAVVSTKEPNKIVCARHESPLVVGVNENAIYCASDIPAFLPLTNKAVIINDGELVTLSLEGYEIKKIADASFVPREPKIIDWTPEMAVKQGYPHFMLKEIHEQPETLRNTLRLQEHYLDLMATFLDRAREVFLVACGTSYHACLAASYMFSKLAFLATYPVIASEFVEQHGKSVNIDSTILAVSQSGETADTLAAVNCARQRAATVLGLTNVIGSTLTRVSRVYIGQQSGPEIGVAATKTFTSQLSVLAQLALRLAKKRGKVSQDEMDFLAEKLEKLPDIVETIIQTQEEKIKQIAKKYKDAKTFFFLGRGISTATAYEGRLKLMEIAYVPAIAFPAGESKHGPISLVEQGFPVVFICQKDETHKTLIGNIMEMKARGASIIAVVEEGDDEIKKLADDYIEVPKGIPEVLSPIPFVIPLQLLAYYMSVERGHNPDMPRNLAKSVTVK; encoded by the coding sequence ATGTGTGGAATCTTCGGGTGCATCTTAAAAAATGGAAACGCAGCGCCAGTAATTCATGAAGCTTTGAAAAGGCTTGAATATCGAGGATACGACTCCGTGGGCGAAGCAACAGTACATGACGGCAAACTCTACATAAAAAAAGACCAGGGAAAAATAGACGAAGTTCACAAAACGCGCAACTTGGACGATTTGCCTGGAAACCTCGGCATCGGACACACACGATGGGCGACGCACGGCGCGCCCTTAGAGGTAAATGCGCATCCACACGTGGATTGCAGCGGACAAATTGCCCTCGTCCATAATGGTATTATAGAAAATTTCGCTGAGTTAAAGGCTGAGTTAGAGGGGTTAGGTCATGTTTTTAAATCTAGAACCGACACGGAAGTGATTGTCCATCTTATCGAACAAGTCTTGAAAAATAATCCCTCTTTGGGTCTTGCTGACGCAGTTCTCGAAGCAACAAAAAGACTTGACGGCTCATACGCAATAGCCGTGGTTTCAACAAAAGAACCAAACAAAATAGTATGCGCCAGACACGAAAGCCCACTCGTCGTCGGCGTAAACGAAAACGCAATTTACTGTGCCTCTGACATTCCCGCGTTTCTGCCATTAACCAACAAAGCTGTCATAATCAATGACGGAGAGCTTGTCACTCTTTCGCTTGAGGGCTACGAAATAAAGAAAATCGCCGACGCAAGCTTTGTTCCGCGAGAGCCAAAAATCATCGATTGGACGCCTGAAATGGCTGTTAAACAAGGTTACCCGCATTTTATGTTGAAGGAAATTCATGAGCAACCAGAAACTTTGCGGAACACGCTTAGACTGCAAGAGCATTATCTTGATTTGATGGCGACTTTCCTAGACCGTGCTCGAGAAGTGTTCCTCGTAGCCTGCGGCACATCCTATCACGCATGCTTAGCCGCATCCTACATGTTCTCCAAACTCGCCTTTCTTGCGACGTACCCCGTTATCGCTTCAGAGTTTGTTGAGCAACATGGCAAATCCGTCAACATCGACAGCACAATATTAGCGGTAAGCCAATCCGGCGAAACAGCAGACACGTTAGCTGCAGTGAACTGCGCACGTCAGAGAGCCGCAACTGTTCTTGGGTTAACTAACGTTATCGGCTCAACTTTGACGCGTGTCTCGCGGGTTTACATTGGACAACAGTCCGGTCCAGAAATAGGCGTGGCGGCAACGAAAACTTTCACATCTCAACTTTCAGTTTTAGCCCAATTAGCTTTGAGGCTTGCAAAGAAAAGAGGAAAAGTTTCTCAGGACGAGATGGACTTTTTGGCTGAAAAGTTGGAGAAGCTACCAGACATTGTTGAAACAATAATTCAAACACAAGAGGAAAAAATAAAGCAAATCGCAAAAAAATACAAAGACGCAAAAACCTTCTTCTTTCTCGGTCGAGGAATAAGCACAGCCACAGCCTATGAGGGAAGACTTAAACTTATGGAAATCGCTTACGTGCCAGCCATAGCTTTTCCAGCGGGCGAAAGCAAACACGGACCAATAAGCCTCGTGGAACAAGGTTTCCCTGTGGTTTTCATATGCCAGAAGGATGAGACGCACAAGACTCTGATTGGCAACATAATGGAAATGAAAGCCAGAGGCGCATCCATAATTGCTGTTGTTGAGGAAGGTGACGACGAAATTAAGAAGTTAGCAGATGATTACATAGAGGTGCCCAAGGGTATTCCTGAGGTTTTGTCGCCGATACCTTTTGTTATTCCGTTGCAGTTGCTTGCGTATTACATGTCGGTTGAAAGGGGACATAACCCGGACATGCCGAGAAACCTTGCAAAATCAGTCACTGTGAAATAA
- a CDS encoding protein-L-isoaspartate(D-aspartate) O-methyltransferase, which translates to MERKDWEKLIDSLVREGILRSPKVIKAMRSVPRGKFLPENMQSYSAVDTPLTIGFGQTVSAPHMVSIMNEALQLEVGHKVLEVGAGSGWHAATIAEIVAPKDAPRSEWGHVYTVEIVQGLAEYARKNVLNEGYGDRVTIICADGSLGYSEKAPYDRVLVTAAAPDVPKPLIEQLKPGGIMLIPVGSAHLFQTLMKITKGVNGKIKEENLGGVAFVPLTGKYGHKF; encoded by the coding sequence TTGGAGAGGAAGGACTGGGAAAAACTCATTGATAGCCTTGTGAGAGAGGGCATTCTGCGGTCGCCAAAAGTAATCAAAGCGATGCGTTCTGTGCCGCGGGGGAAATTTCTTCCAGAAAACATGCAGTCTTACAGCGCTGTTGATACGCCGCTTACGATTGGTTTTGGACAGACCGTTTCGGCTCCACACATGGTTTCAATAATGAATGAAGCTCTACAGTTAGAAGTTGGGCATAAAGTGTTGGAGGTTGGAGCGGGAAGCGGATGGCACGCAGCCACGATAGCAGAGATAGTTGCGCCTAAAGATGCGCCAAGAAGCGAGTGGGGTCACGTTTACACAGTCGAAATTGTTCAAGGCTTGGCAGAGTATGCGAGAAAAAATGTTTTGAATGAAGGTTACGGAGACCGCGTGACAATAATTTGCGCTGACGGTTCTTTGGGTTACTCGGAAAAGGCTCCTTACGACAGAGTTCTCGTGACGGCTGCGGCACCTGACGTTCCGAAACCGCTTATTGAACAGTTAAAACCTGGCGGAATCATGCTAATCCCCGTTGGGAGTGCGCACTTATTCCAGACGCTCATGAAAATCACCAAAGGAGTTAATGGAAAGATTAAGGAGGAAAACTTAGGCGGAGTAGCCTTTGTTCCTTTAACAGGAAAGTACGGTCACAAATTCTAA